The following proteins come from a genomic window of Miscanthus floridulus cultivar M001 chromosome 2, ASM1932011v1, whole genome shotgun sequence:
- the LOC136521751 gene encoding BEL1-like homeodomain protein 7, whose protein sequence is MATYYSSPGSERDSQTMYSTESGNASYPVPSALGNFLYPNNASSGPYTEFSGIVQPQQNFMELTGHPSAMSHDSSSNEATNMGTSLTEQRFFGPLKDMRNEMLMHLMDGAHSSGSDLIHNDAHSTAQLEFGMLNNHNSSVPSAPGQGLSLSLNTHILAPSYPYWSAKQDLLTPNSYQGDDNRMKNVQSEASQAIRNSKYLKAAQELLDEIVSVWRSVKQKTDKGPAEAGKADGKETDGGTKSEGVSSDPQESGANAAAELSTAEKQELQNKMAKLMAMLDEVDRKYKHYYHQMQLVMSSFDMVAGSGAAKPYTAVALQTISRHFRCLKDAINDQISVIRKKLGEDDNTSGKEGKLTRLRYIDQQIRQQRAFQQYGMLQQNAWRPQRGLPENSVSILRAWLFEHFLHPYPKDSEKIMLSRQTGLTRSQISNWFINARVRLWKPMIEDMYKEEIGEAELDSNSSSDNGQRNKDKAPSSEEKEDLKTSTSQVCQTSQLDESKANVGGMMSFSGGPAGGFHNEANPDDSFMSLMLKAQRAGETDGSGLLHDAVTHHSDESARFMAYHLAEFGRYGNNNVSLTLGLQHAENSLSVPPNTQPGFPSVRDQDIYNATAPLNVASTSSEYDSASQIDQQQRQRFEPSPLMHDFVA, encoded by the exons ATGGCTACTTATTACTCGAGCCCTGGCAGTGAAAGAGATTCACAAACAATGTACTCAACAGAGTCAGGCAATGCATCATATCCCGTGCCATCAGCCCTTGGGAACTTCCTTTATCCAAACAATGCATCTTCTGGACCTTATACAGAATTTAGTGGAATTGTCCAGCCTCAGCAGAATTTCATGGAACTTACTGGTCATCCTTCAGCAATGTCGCATGATTCATCATCCAATGAAGCTACTAACATGGGCACTTCACTCACAGAGCAGCGCTTTTTTGGTCCTTTGAAAGATATGAGAAATGAGATGTTGATGCATTTGATGGATGGTGCACACAGCAGTGGCAGTGATCTCATCCACAATGATGCCCATAGCACTGCACAGCTCGAGTTTGGCATGTTAAACAACCACAACTCAAGTGTTCCATCAGCACCAGGCCAAGGGCTGTCTCTGAGCCTCAATACGCATATCTTGGCGCCTTCCTATCCATACTGGTCTGCAAAGCAAGATTTACTGACACCAAATTCTTACCAGGGTGATGACAACAGAATGAAGAATGTGCAGTCTGAGGCCTCACAGGCAATCCGGAACTCTAAGTATCTGAAGGCAGCACAGGAGTTGCTTGATGAGATTGTCAGTGTTTGGAGGAGTGTTAAACAGAAAACAGATAAAGGCCCTGCTGAAGCAGGAAAGGCAGATGGAAAAGAGACTGATGGGGGGACTAAAAGTGAGGGAGTATCTTCCGATCCACAAGAGTCTGGTGCCAATGCAGCAGCTGAGCTTTCGACTGCTGAGAAACAAGAGCTCCAGAATAAGATGGCGAAACTTATGGCAATGTTGGACGAG GTGGATCGAAAGTACAAACACTATTATCATCAGATGCAACTTGTAATGTCATCGTTCGATATGGTTGCTGGTTCTGGAGCTGCCAAGCCTTATACTGCAGTTGCTCTCCAGACAATCTCACGGCATTTCCGATGTCTAAAGGATGCTATCAATGATCAAATTAGTGTTATCCGGAAGAAACTTGGGGAGGATGACAATACATCTGGCAAAGAGGGCAAACTAACTCGCCTTCGCTATATCGATCAGCAAATAAGGCAACAGCGAGCTTTCCAACAGTATGGTATGCTACAGCAAAATGCTTGGAGGCCGCAGAGGGGACTACCTGAAAATTCAGTCTCGATTCTCCGGGCTTGGCTTTTTGAACACTTCCTTCACCC GTATCCAAAAGATTCCGAAAAGATAATGTTATCGAGACAAACTGGGTTAACAAGAAGTCAG ATTTCAAATTGGTTCATCAATGCCCGTGTCCGGCTGTGGAAGCCAATGATCGAAGACATGTACAAAGAAGAGATTGGTGAGGCAGAGCTAGACTCCAACTCTTCCTCTGACAATGGGCAGCGAAACAAGGACAAAGCACCGTCTTCGGAAGAAAAGGAGGACCTGAAGACCTCGACAAGCCAGGTTTGCCAAACCAGCCAGCTTGACGAATCCAAAGCCAACGTTGGTGGAATGATGAGCTTTAGTGGAGGGCCAGCCGGCGGCTTCCACAACGAGGCCAACCCCGATGACAGCTTCATGAGCCTGATGCTGAAGGCCCAGAGAGCTGGTGAAACCGATGGCAGCGGCCTCCTCCATGATGCCGTCACTCATCACTCGGATGAGAGCGCGCGGTTCATGGCATACCACCTGGCGGAGTTCGGGAGGTACGGGAACAACAACGTCTCACTGACGCTGGGTTTGCAACACGCCGAGAACAGCCTCTCAGTCCCACCAAACACCCAGCCAGGCTTCCCCAGCGTCAGAGACCAAGACATCTACAACGCCACAGCTCCTCTCAACGTTGCCTCCACGTCTTCCGAGTATGATTCGGCTAGCCAAATAGATCAACAACAACGGCAGCGGTTTGAGCCGTCACCTCTGATGCATGATTTCGTGGCCTGA
- the LOC136538423 gene encoding BEL1-like homeodomain protein 11 — MVMAKQQRHDKGSPKQARNEPAPPPQPAPFRLEHCRNCDDAHRQADDGSNGAGPVGPLHLTLGPLGSAADRRRCSCGVAPAPAAPVTVAVLRGSRYLRPAQELLGEVVRVADLAAGEDGDEDQATERLEGGGGSHRSVRRAAGNDGDGDGVQATLLGLLSELESRRERYIGELGRVVSSFEPALGDGAAAAYTSLMVRAMARHFGNLRRAILRRLRIHAAAAARRSLRRGIEEDDEEVTEELVERVARRTKLAAAARAEQASWRPLRGLPDGSVAVLRAWLFDHFLHPYPDDGEKLRLAVTTGLSRRQISNWFINARVRLWKPMIEEMYQDEFSEGSAVSRDDDASASSSS, encoded by the exons ATGGTCATGGCGAAGCAGCAGCGGCATGACAAGGGATCACCAAAGCAAGCTCGCAACGAGCCCGCGCCACCCCCACAGCCGGCGCCGTTCCGGTTGGAGCACTGTCGCAACTGCGACGACGCCCACCGTCAGGCCGACGACGGGTCCAACGGTGCTGGGCCTGTTGGCCCGCTGCACCTGACTCTCGGCCCACTCGGCTCGGCCGCcgaccgccgccgctgctcgtgCGGTgtcgcgccggcgccggcggcgcccGTGACGGTGGCCGTCCTCCGCGGGTCCCGGTACCTGAGGCCGGCGCAGGAGCTGCTGGGCGAGGTCGTGCGCGTGGCCGACCTGGCGGCTGGCGAGGACGGAGACGAGGATCAGGCTACGGAGCGGCTCGAGGGCGGCGGCGGTTCTCACCGGTCGGTGCGTCGGGCGGCCGggaacgacggcgacggcgacggcgtccAGGCCACGCTCCTCGGCCTGCTCAGCGAG CTGGAGAGCCGGCGGGAGCGCTACATCGGCGAGCTGGGGCGCGTGGTGTCGTCGTTCGAGCCGGCGCTGggcgacggcgcggcggcggcgtacaCGTCCCTGATGGTGCGGGCCATGGCGCGCCACTTCGGCAACCTGCGCCGCGCCATACTGCGCAGGCTCAggatccacgccgccgccgcggcgaggAGGTCTCTGCGGCGCGGCatcgaggaggacgacgaggaggtgaCGGAGGAGCTGGTGGAGAGGGTGGCCCGGCGGACGAAGCTggccgcggcggcgcgggcggagCAGGCGTCGTGGCGGCCGCTCCGTGGCCTGCCGGATGGCTCCGTGGCCGTGCTCCGGGCGTGGCTCTTCGACCATTTCCTCCACCC GTACCCCGACGACGGCGAGAAGCTGAGGCTGGCGGTGACCACCGGCTTAAGCAGGCGCCAG ATATCCAACTGGTTCATCAACGCGCGCGTGCGGCTGTGGAAGCCCATGATCGAGGAGATGTACCAGGACGAGTTCTCCGAGGGTTCCGCCGTCTCCAGGGACGACGACGCCAGCGCCTCCTCGTCTTCATGA